The Xanthomonas sp. DAR 34887 genome has a segment encoding these proteins:
- a CDS encoding CocE/NonD family hydrolase, with protein MRMSVSRCIALCAMLFFSATAFAGGFSKQYQTISSFDGTKLGALVLVPQGQGSGPFPLVVMPASWSLPNLEYVGRASELASNGYVVVSYTSRGFWDSAGVIDIAGAPTVEDVSTVIDWALANTPADAKAIGVSGISYGAGTSLLAAARDPRIKAVAALSGWADLQASLYANTTVSQQGVDLLVASGAITGRPGPDLAQISARVAAGDYDGAVQGFLPKAGERSVINEVQALNRNGPAVLLANAFNDGLFPPNQYIDLYNRLSVPKHLMFSQGDHATAELPGALGLPNEVYTEATRWFDHYLKGQANGVDSEQPVQLATLNGTWLRYADWNSVQAGATRYGLTRPSGLIATGTLGSGTSTGWSKGIATGVPTLADSGVLLVSGLLQGLGQPVTTSIPLVDRNGAAVWSGPVYTSAKRLAGSPSLRVTVTPSQTNVSLFAYLYSMNGLGVAQLLSHAPYTLRNATPGVATTIDLPLQATAADIPAGNRLVLVVDTTDPRYTSASRFGGSVSFSSPAAAPSSLSVPLH; from the coding sequence ATGCGCATGTCCGTGTCCCGTTGCATCGCCCTGTGCGCGATGCTGTTCTTCTCCGCCACAGCCTTCGCCGGCGGTTTCAGCAAGCAGTACCAGACCATCTCCAGTTTCGACGGCACCAAGCTCGGCGCGTTGGTGCTGGTGCCGCAGGGGCAGGGGAGCGGACCGTTCCCGCTGGTGGTGATGCCGGCCAGCTGGTCGCTGCCCAACCTGGAATACGTGGGCCGCGCCAGCGAACTGGCCAGCAACGGCTACGTGGTGGTCAGCTACACCTCGCGCGGGTTCTGGGATTCGGCGGGCGTGATCGACATCGCCGGGGCGCCGACGGTGGAGGACGTCAGCACGGTGATCGACTGGGCGCTGGCGAACACGCCGGCCGATGCCAAGGCGATCGGCGTGTCCGGCATCTCCTACGGCGCCGGCACCAGCCTGCTCGCCGCCGCGCGCGACCCGCGGATCAAGGCGGTGGCCGCACTCAGCGGCTGGGCCGACCTGCAGGCCTCGCTGTACGCCAACACCACGGTCAGCCAGCAGGGCGTGGACCTGCTGGTGGCCTCCGGTGCGATCACCGGCCGACCCGGACCGGACCTGGCGCAGATCAGCGCACGCGTCGCCGCCGGCGACTACGACGGCGCGGTGCAGGGCTTCCTGCCCAAGGCCGGCGAACGCAGCGTGATCAACGAAGTGCAGGCGCTCAACCGCAACGGCCCGGCGGTGCTGCTGGCCAATGCGTTCAACGATGGCCTGTTCCCGCCGAACCAGTACATCGACCTGTACAACCGCCTGAGCGTGCCCAAGCACCTGATGTTCAGCCAGGGCGATCACGCCACGGCCGAACTGCCGGGCGCGCTCGGCCTGCCCAACGAGGTGTACACGGAAGCCACCCGCTGGTTCGACCATTACCTCAAGGGCCAGGCCAACGGCGTGGACAGCGAGCAGCCGGTGCAATTGGCCACGCTCAATGGCACCTGGCTGCGTTACGCCGACTGGAACAGCGTGCAGGCCGGCGCGACCCGCTACGGCCTGACCCGTCCGAGCGGCCTGATCGCGACCGGAACGCTGGGCAGCGGCACCAGCACCGGGTGGAGCAAGGGCATCGCCACCGGCGTACCGACCCTGGCCGATTCGGGCGTGCTGCTGGTCAGCGGCCTGCTGCAGGGCCTGGGCCAGCCGGTCACCACCTCGATCCCGCTGGTGGATCGCAACGGCGCGGCGGTGTGGAGCGGGCCGGTGTACACCAGCGCCAAGCGCCTGGCCGGCAGCCCGTCGCTGCGGGTGACGGTGACCCCGAGCCAGACCAATGTGTCGCTGTTCGCCTACCTCTACAGCATGAACGGACTCGGCGTGGCGCAACTGCTGAGCCACGCGCCGTACACGCTGCGCAACGCGACCCCGGGCGTAGCGACCACGATCGACCTGCCGTTGCAGGCGACCGCTGCCGATATCCCGGCCGGCAACCGCCTGGTGCTGGTAGTGGACACCACCGATCCGCGCTACACCTCGGCCAGCCGCTTCGGCGGCAGCGTCAGCTTCAGTTCGCCGGCGGCCGCGCCGTCCAGCCTGAGCGTGCCGCTGCACTGA
- a CDS encoding potassium-transporting ATPase subunit F → MPTWLSLICGVAVIVAAGYLLYVILRPEDF, encoded by the coding sequence ATGCCGACCTGGCTATCGCTGATCTGCGGCGTGGCGGTGATCGTCGCCGCCGGCTACCTGTTGTACGTGATTTTGCGTCCCGAAGATTTCTGA
- a CDS encoding TorF family putative porin produces the protein MFSSFSRSARRPMPRGALALSLLAGATCAQAASVSGTATLTSDYVWRGSTQSDGDPAVQAGLALAADNGAYASLWASSIKFDGTPHASIEVDGVLGWRGQWTPDWAWDANLTRYQYPSAAALNWTELGATVTWKQRVWAQLGWSDDALASDSSGTYAQLGARYPFNDRFRVEAAVGHYWLARSYADSYTHGLVSAVFTLPGIRQGGPGLELRLSAHDTNRAAERLFPDMAGARFEAALQASF, from the coding sequence ATGTTCTCCTCGTTTTCCCGCAGCGCCCGCCGGCCCATGCCGCGCGGCGCGTTAGCGCTTTCCCTGCTGGCTGGCGCGACCTGCGCGCAGGCTGCCAGCGTCAGCGGCACCGCCACGCTCACCAGCGACTACGTCTGGCGCGGCAGCACCCAGAGCGATGGCGATCCGGCCGTGCAGGCCGGTCTGGCCTTGGCCGCCGACAACGGTGCGTACGCATCGCTGTGGGCCTCGTCGATCAAGTTCGACGGCACCCCGCACGCCAGCATCGAAGTCGACGGTGTGCTCGGCTGGCGTGGCCAGTGGACGCCGGACTGGGCCTGGGACGCGAACCTGACCCGCTACCAATACCCCTCGGCCGCCGCGCTGAACTGGACCGAGTTGGGCGCCACCGTGACCTGGAAGCAGCGCGTGTGGGCGCAGTTGGGCTGGTCCGACGATGCGTTGGCCAGCGACAGCAGCGGCACCTACGCGCAGCTCGGTGCGCGCTATCCGTTCAACGACCGCTTCCGCGTCGAGGCGGCGGTGGGCCATTACTGGCTCGCCCGCAGCTACGCGGACAGCTACACGCATGGACTGGTCAGTGCCGTGTTCACCTTGCCCGGCATCCGCCAGGGCGGACCGGGGCTGGAGCTGCGGCTGAGCGCGCACGACACCAATCGCGCCGCCGAGCGGCTGTTCCCCGACATGGCCGGCGCGCGTTTCGAAGCCGCGCTGCAGGCCAGCTTTTGA